The proteins below come from a single Serratia ficaria genomic window:
- the queA gene encoding tRNA preQ1(34) S-adenosylmethionine ribosyltransferase-isomerase QueA produces the protein MRVADFSFELPESLIARYPQPERSGCRLLQLDGPSGELKHGVFTDLLDNLEAGDLLVFNNTRVIPARMFGRKVSGGKIEVLVERVLDDHRVLAHVRASKAPKPGAELLLGDDESIAATMVARHDTLFELRFNDDRDVFGILNAAGHMPLPPYIDRPDDAADRELYQTVYSEKPGAVAAPTAGLHFDEPLLAALRAKGIEMAFVTLHVGAGTFQPVRVETIEEHVMHAEYAEVPQEVVDAVLACKARGKRVVAVGTTSVRSLESAANASEGALIAPFFGDTSIFIYPGYRYQVIDALVTNFHLPESTLIMLVSAFAGYKNTMNAYRQAVAEQYRFFSYGDAMFISRNPQAENESVGG, from the coding sequence ATGCGCGTCGCCGATTTTTCGTTTGAACTTCCCGAATCCCTGATTGCCCGTTATCCCCAGCCTGAGCGCAGCGGTTGCCGCTTGCTGCAGCTGGATGGGCCGAGCGGGGAGCTGAAGCACGGCGTATTCACCGATCTGCTGGACAATCTGGAAGCCGGCGACCTGCTGGTGTTCAACAATACCCGGGTGATCCCGGCGCGCATGTTTGGCCGCAAGGTCAGCGGCGGCAAGATTGAAGTGCTGGTGGAGCGCGTGCTGGACGACCATCGCGTGTTGGCGCACGTGCGCGCCTCCAAGGCGCCCAAGCCGGGCGCCGAGCTGCTGCTGGGCGATGACGAAAGCATCGCCGCCACCATGGTGGCGCGTCACGATACCCTGTTCGAACTGCGCTTCAACGACGATCGCGACGTGTTCGGCATCCTCAACGCCGCCGGCCATATGCCGCTGCCGCCGTATATCGATCGCCCGGACGACGCCGCCGATCGCGAGTTGTATCAGACGGTATACAGCGAGAAGCCGGGCGCGGTCGCCGCGCCGACCGCCGGTCTGCACTTCGACGAACCGCTGCTGGCCGCGCTGCGCGCCAAAGGCATCGAGATGGCCTTCGTGACCCTGCACGTCGGCGCGGGCACCTTCCAGCCGGTGCGGGTGGAAACCATCGAAGAACACGTGATGCACGCCGAGTACGCCGAGGTGCCGCAGGAGGTGGTTGACGCGGTGCTGGCCTGCAAGGCGCGCGGCAAGCGCGTGGTCGCGGTGGGCACCACCTCGGTGCGTTCGCTGGAAAGCGCCGCCAACGCCAGCGAAGGGGCGCTGATTGCGCCGTTCTTCGGCGACACCAGCATCTTTATTTATCCGGGTTACCGCTATCAGGTGATCGACGCGCTGGTGACCAACTTCCACCTGCCGGAATCGACGCTGATCATGCTGGTGTCGGCCTTTGCCGGCTATAAAAACACCATGAACGCCTATCGGCAGGCGGTGGCCGAGCAATACCGGTTCTTCAGCTACGGCGATGCGATGTTCATCAGCCGCAACCCGCAGGCGGAAAACGAGTCCGTCGGCGGCTAA
- the yajC gene encoding preprotein translocase subunit YajC has translation MSFFISDAVASAGAPAQGSPYSLIIMLVVFGLIFYFMILRPQQKRAKDHKKLMDSIGKGDEVLTTGGLIGRVTKVADTGIIAIALNDTTEVMIKRDFVAAVLPKGTMKAL, from the coding sequence ATGAGCTTTTTCATTTCTGACGCCGTCGCATCCGCAGGGGCTCCGGCTCAGGGAAGCCCGTACTCTCTGATCATTATGCTGGTTGTGTTCGGCCTGATTTTCTATTTCATGATCCTGCGTCCACAGCAGAAACGCGCGAAAGATCATAAAAAACTGATGGACTCGATCGGCAAGGGCGACGAAGTGCTGACCACCGGCGGCCTGATTGGCCGCGTGACCAAGGTGGCCGACACCGGCATCATCGCCATTGCGCTGAACGACACCACGGAAGTGATGATCAAGCGTGACTTCGTGGCGGCCGTTCTGCCGAAAGGTACCATGAAGGCCCTGTAA
- the secD gene encoding protein translocase subunit SecD, producing the protein MLNRYPLWKYLMLIVVILVGLLYALPNIYGEDPAVQITGARGVAASETTLDQVRTVLEKDHIASKSIALENGAILARFKDPDVQLRAREALMAELGDKFVVALNLAPATPTWLAMLGAEPMKLGLDLRGGVHFLMEVDMDTALSKLQEQTMDTLRSELREKGIPYASIRKLDNNGVEVRFRDDAARDQAISYIGPRQRDLVLSANGSNTLKANLTDARLSEAREYAVQQNITILRNRVNQLGVAEPLVQRQGADRIVVELPGIQDTARAKEILGATATLEFRLVNTNADATAAASGRVPGDSEVKYSRDGQPIVLYKRVILTGDHITDSTSSTDEYNQPQVNISLDSAGGTSMSNFTKDNIGKPMATLFVEYKDSGKKDANGRAVLVKQEEVINVANIQSRLGNSFRITGIGNPNEARQLSLLLRAGALIAPIQIVEERTIGPTLGQQNITQGLEACLWGLVASIVFMVVWYRKFGMIATTALVANLVLIVGVMSLLPGATLTMPGIAGIVLTLAVAVDANVLINERIKEELKNGRSVQQAIHEGYKGAFSSIVDANITTLITAIILYAVGTGSIKGFAITTAIGVATSMFTAIVGTRAIVNLLYGGKRINKLSI; encoded by the coding sequence GTGCTAAACCGTTATCCTTTGTGGAAGTATCTGATGTTGATCGTGGTGATCCTCGTCGGTCTGCTTTATGCGCTTCCCAACATCTACGGTGAGGATCCGGCCGTACAAATCACTGGCGCGCGCGGCGTCGCCGCCAGTGAAACTACGCTGGACCAGGTCCGTACCGTATTAGAAAAAGACCATATCGCGAGCAAGTCGATTGCGCTGGAAAACGGCGCCATCCTGGCTCGCTTTAAAGATCCCGACGTTCAGCTGCGCGCCCGTGAGGCCCTGATGGCGGAGCTGGGTGACAAATTCGTCGTCGCGTTGAACCTGGCCCCGGCCACGCCAACCTGGCTGGCGATGCTGGGCGCAGAGCCGATGAAACTCGGCCTTGACCTGCGCGGCGGCGTGCACTTCCTGATGGAAGTCGACATGGACACCGCCCTGAGCAAGCTGCAGGAACAGACCATGGATACCCTGCGCAGCGAGCTGCGCGAGAAGGGCATTCCTTACGCGTCTATCCGCAAGCTGGACAACAACGGCGTGGAAGTTCGCTTCCGTGACGACGCCGCCCGCGATCAGGCCATCAGCTACATCGGGCCGCGTCAGCGCGATCTGGTGCTGTCAGCCAACGGCAGCAACACCCTGAAAGCCAACCTGACGGACGCCCGCCTGAGCGAAGCGCGTGAATATGCGGTGCAGCAGAACATCACCATCCTGCGTAACCGCGTTAACCAGCTCGGCGTTGCCGAACCGCTGGTGCAGCGTCAGGGCGCCGACCGCATCGTGGTCGAGCTGCCGGGTATCCAGGACACGGCGCGCGCCAAGGAAATCCTGGGCGCTACCGCGACCCTGGAATTCCGTCTGGTGAACACCAACGCGGATGCGACTGCGGCGGCCAGCGGCCGCGTGCCGGGCGACTCCGAGGTGAAATACTCCCGCGACGGCCAGCCGATCGTGCTGTACAAGCGCGTGATCCTGACCGGTGATCACATCACCGATTCCACCTCGAGCACCGACGAGTACAACCAGCCGCAGGTTAACATCTCGCTGGACAGCGCCGGCGGCACCTCGATGTCCAACTTCACCAAGGACAACATCGGCAAGCCGATGGCGACCCTGTTCGTGGAGTATAAGGACAGCGGCAAGAAAGACGCCAACGGCCGTGCGGTTCTGGTGAAGCAGGAAGAAGTGATCAACGTGGCGAACATTCAGTCGCGTCTGGGCAACAGCTTCCGCATTACCGGCATCGGCAACCCGAACGAAGCGCGTCAGCTTTCGCTGCTGCTGCGCGCCGGTGCGCTGATTGCGCCGATTCAGATCGTTGAAGAGCGCACCATCGGCCCAACCCTGGGGCAGCAGAACATCACCCAGGGCCTGGAAGCCTGTCTGTGGGGCCTGGTGGCGTCCATCGTCTTCATGGTGGTCTGGTACCGCAAATTCGGCATGATCGCCACCACGGCGCTGGTCGCCAACCTGGTGCTGATCGTCGGCGTGATGTCCCTGTTGCCGGGGGCGACGCTGACCATGCCGGGCATTGCCGGTATTGTGCTGACGCTGGCGGTGGCGGTAGACGCCAACGTACTGATAAACGAACGTATCAAGGAAGAGCTGAAGAACGGGCGTTCCGTTCAGCAGGCGATCCACGAGGGCTATAAAGGCGCGTTCTCCAGTATCGTCGACGCCAACATCACCACCCTGATCACCGCGATCATTCTGTACGCAGTGGGCACCGGTTCGATCAAGGGCTTTGCGATTACCACCGCAATCGGTGTGGCGACGTCCATGTTCACCGCGATTGTCGGTACCCGTGCCATCGTCAACCTGCTTTACGGCGGCAAACGCATTAACAAGCTGTCTATCTGA
- the tgt gene encoding tRNA guanosine(34) transglycosylase Tgt, with the protein MKYELQTTDGRARRGRLIFDRGVVETPAFMPVGTYGTVKGMTPEEVKETGAQILLGNTFHLWLRPGQEIMKLHGDLHDFMQWHGPILTDSGGFQVFSLGAMRKIKEEGVYFRNPINGDKVFLSPEKSMEIQYDLGSDIVMIFDECTPYPADWDYAKRSMEMSLRWAQRSRQRFDELKNKNALFGIIQGGVYEDLRDVSVKGLVDIGFDGYAVGGLAVGEPKEDMHRILEHVCPQIPEDKPRYLMGVGKPEDLVEGVRRGIDMFDCVMPTRNARNGHLFVTDGVVKIRNAKHKDDTSPLDKDCDCYTCRNYSRAYLHHLDRCNEILGARLNTIHNLRHYQRLMAGLRQAIEEGKLELFVADFYGRIGKPIPPLNA; encoded by the coding sequence GTGAAGTACGAATTACAGACAACCGATGGCCGCGCTCGCCGCGGCCGCCTGATCTTTGACCGCGGCGTCGTGGAAACCCCGGCTTTCATGCCGGTCGGCACCTACGGCACGGTCAAGGGCATGACGCCGGAAGAAGTGAAAGAGACCGGCGCGCAGATCCTGCTGGGCAACACCTTCCACCTGTGGCTGCGCCCGGGCCAGGAGATCATGAAGCTGCACGGCGACCTGCACGATTTCATGCAGTGGCACGGCCCGATCCTTACCGACTCCGGCGGCTTCCAGGTGTTCAGCCTGGGGGCGATGCGTAAGATCAAAGAGGAAGGCGTGTACTTCCGCAACCCGATCAACGGCGACAAGGTGTTCCTGAGCCCGGAAAAATCGATGGAAATCCAGTATGACCTGGGTTCCGACATCGTGATGATCTTCGACGAGTGCACGCCGTACCCGGCCGACTGGGACTACGCCAAGCGTTCGATGGAGATGTCGCTGCGCTGGGCGCAGCGCAGCCGCCAGCGTTTCGACGAACTGAAGAATAAAAATGCGTTATTCGGCATTATTCAGGGCGGTGTTTACGAAGATTTACGTGATGTTTCAGTAAAAGGGCTGGTGGATATCGGCTTTGATGGTTACGCTGTTGGCGGCTTGGCTGTAGGCGAGCCAAAAGAGGATATGCATCGCATTCTCGAACACGTTTGCCCGCAAATTCCGGAAGATAAGCCACGCTATTTGATGGGCGTCGGCAAGCCGGAAGATTTGGTGGAAGGCGTGCGCCGCGGCATAGATATGTTCGACTGCGTCATGCCGACGCGCAACGCCCGCAACGGCCATCTGTTCGTGACTGACGGTGTGGTAAAAATCCGTAATGCCAAGCACAAGGATGATACTTCTCCGCTGGATAAAGACTGTGATTGCTACACCTGTCGCAATTACAGCCGCGCCTACTTGCATCATCTCGATCGTTGCAACGAAATACTGGGTGCCCGATTGAACACTATTCATAACCTGCGCCACTACCAACGCCTGATGGCGGGTTTACGCCAGGCTATTGAAGAGGGTAAATTAGAGCTGTTTGTTGCGGATTTCTACGGTCGGATCGGCAAGCCGATTCCACCTTTAAACGCTTGA
- the nrdR gene encoding transcriptional regulator NrdR, which yields MHCPFCAAVDTKVIDSRLVGDGSQVRRRRQCLVCNERFTTFEVAELVMPRVIKSDEVREPFNEDKLRRGMLKALEKRPVSSDDVENAINHIKSQLRATGEREVPTKLVGNLVMDALKKLDKVAYIRFASVYRSFEDIREFGEEIARLQD from the coding sequence ATGCATTGCCCTTTCTGCGCCGCCGTTGATACCAAAGTAATTGATTCCCGCCTGGTGGGCGATGGCTCTCAGGTGCGCCGCCGCCGCCAGTGCCTGGTGTGCAACGAGCGCTTCACCACCTTTGAGGTGGCCGAGCTGGTGATGCCGCGGGTGATTAAAAGCGATGAGGTGCGCGAACCGTTCAATGAAGACAAGCTGCGCCGCGGCATGCTGAAAGCGCTGGAAAAGCGGCCGGTCAGCTCGGACGACGTGGAAAACGCGATCAACCATATCAAATCCCAACTGCGCGCCACCGGCGAGCGGGAAGTGCCGACCAAGCTGGTGGGCAATCTGGTGATGGACGCGCTGAAAAAGCTGGATAAGGTCGCCTATATCCGCTTCGCGTCGGTTTACCGCAGTTTTGAAGATATTCGCGAGTTCGGCGAAGAGATCGCCCGCCTGCAGGACTGA
- the ribH gene encoding 6,7-dimethyl-8-ribityllumazine synthase: protein MKVIEGVVATPNARVAIAIARFNNFINDSLLQGAIDALKRIGQVADDNITVVWVPGAYELPLTARVLANTGKYDAVIALGTVIRGGTAHFEYVAGEASSGIGNVSLNTEIPVAFGVLTTESIEQAIERAGTKAGNKGAEAALTALEMINVIKAIKA, encoded by the coding sequence ATGAAAGTTATCGAAGGTGTTGTTGCTACTCCAAATGCCCGTGTGGCGATCGCAATTGCACGTTTTAACAATTTCATCAACGACAGCCTGCTGCAAGGTGCCATCGACGCACTGAAGCGCATCGGCCAGGTTGCTGACGACAACATCACCGTTGTCTGGGTCCCGGGCGCTTACGAGCTGCCGCTGACTGCGCGCGTGCTGGCCAACACCGGCAAATACGACGCGGTTATCGCGCTGGGTACCGTTATCCGTGGGGGCACCGCGCACTTCGAATATGTGGCGGGCGAAGCCAGTTCCGGCATCGGCAATGTTTCTCTGAACACCGAAATCCCGGTTGCCTTTGGCGTGCTGACCACCGAGAGCATCGAACAGGCTATCGAACGTGCCGGCACCAAAGCGGGCAACAAGGGCGCTGAAGCTGCTCTGACCGCACTTGAAATGATTAATGTTATCAAAGCTATTAAAGCCTGA
- the ribD gene encoding bifunctional diaminohydroxyphosphoribosylaminopyrimidine deaminase/5-amino-6-(5-phosphoribosylamino)uracil reductase RibD, producing MHNDEFYMARAFELARLGRFTTAPNPNVGCVIVRDGEIVGEGYHLRAGEPHAEVHALRMAGEKARGATAYVTLEPCSHHGRTPPCADALVAAGVSRVVAAMQDPNPQVAGRGLYKLQQAGLEVRHGLMLAEAEAVNLGFLKRMRTGFPYLQLKLGASLDGRTAMASGESQWITSAQARQDVQRLRAQSAAILSTSATVLADDPSLTVRWDELDAETQRIYPREHLRQPLRIILDSQNRVTPQHRVVQQAGATWLARLQPDQQAWPPEVEQLTFPAHGGGVDLVVMMMQLAKRQVNSIWVEAGARLAGALLQAGLVDELILYIAPKLLGDNGRGLCHLPGLERLADAPEFVFSEVRQVGPDLRLILRAKH from the coding sequence ATGCACAACGACGAATTTTACATGGCGCGCGCCTTTGAACTGGCGCGGCTGGGGCGTTTTACCACCGCGCCCAACCCGAACGTCGGCTGCGTTATCGTGCGCGATGGCGAAATCGTCGGTGAAGGTTACCATCTGCGCGCCGGCGAACCGCACGCGGAAGTGCACGCGCTGCGCATGGCGGGCGAGAAGGCGCGCGGCGCGACCGCCTATGTGACGCTCGAACCCTGCAGCCACCATGGCCGCACGCCGCCCTGCGCCGATGCGCTGGTGGCCGCCGGGGTCAGCCGGGTGGTCGCGGCGATGCAGGATCCCAATCCGCAGGTGGCGGGGCGCGGGCTGTACAAGCTGCAGCAGGCCGGCCTGGAGGTACGCCATGGGCTGATGCTGGCCGAAGCCGAGGCGGTGAACCTGGGGTTCCTGAAGCGCATGCGCACCGGTTTCCCCTATCTGCAGCTGAAGCTGGGCGCTTCGCTGGACGGCCGTACGGCGATGGCTTCCGGCGAGAGCCAGTGGATCACCTCTGCGCAGGCGCGGCAAGACGTACAGCGTCTGCGCGCGCAAAGCGCCGCCATTCTCAGCACCAGCGCCACCGTGTTGGCGGACGATCCGTCGCTGACGGTGCGCTGGGACGAGCTGGATGCCGAAACGCAGCGCATTTATCCGCGAGAGCACCTGCGCCAGCCGCTGCGCATTATTCTCGACAGCCAAAACCGGGTCACCCCGCAGCACCGGGTGGTGCAACAGGCGGGCGCCACCTGGCTGGCGCGCCTGCAGCCGGACCAGCAGGCGTGGCCGCCGGAGGTGGAGCAGCTGACTTTCCCGGCGCACGGCGGCGGCGTCGATCTGGTGGTGATGATGATGCAGCTGGCGAAGCGCCAGGTGAATTCCATCTGGGTCGAGGCGGGTGCTCGGTTAGCCGGCGCGCTGCTGCAGGCCGGGTTGGTGGATGAGCTCATTTTGTACATCGCGCCAAAACTGTTGGGCGATAATGGCCGGGGCCTGTGCCATCTGCCGGGGCTGGAGCGGCTGGCCGACGCCCCTGAGTTTGTCTTCAGCGAAGTGCGGCAGGTTGGCCCCGATCTGCGCCTGATCCTGCGGGCCAAACACTGA
- the pgpA gene encoding phosphatidylglycerophosphatase A has product MDEAKRRLRMSNPWHLLATGFGSGLSPIVPGTMGSLAAIPFWLLLIQLPWQLYSLVVMFSICIGVYLCHQTARDMRVHDHGSIVWDEFVGMWITLMALPVNDWRWVAAGFVIFRILDMWKPWPIRWFDRNVHGGMGIMIDDIVAGVLSAGIIYLIGHHWPVGLF; this is encoded by the coding sequence ATGGATGAGGCCAAACGCCGCCTGCGGATGAGCAATCCGTGGCACCTGCTGGCCACCGGCTTCGGCAGCGGTTTGTCGCCGATAGTGCCGGGCACCATGGGCTCGCTGGCGGCCATCCCGTTCTGGCTGCTGCTGATCCAGCTGCCGTGGCAACTGTATTCGCTGGTGGTGATGTTCAGCATCTGCATCGGCGTGTATCTGTGCCATCAGACCGCCAGAGACATGCGGGTACACGATCACGGCAGCATCGTTTGGGACGAATTCGTCGGCATGTGGATCACGCTGATGGCGCTGCCGGTCAACGACTGGCGCTGGGTCGCCGCCGGCTTCGTGATTTTCCGCATTCTGGATATGTGGAAACCCTGGCCGATCCGCTGGTTCGATCGCAACGTGCACGGCGGCATGGGCATCATGATCGACGACATCGTCGCCGGGGTGCTGTCCGCCGGCATCATCTACCTGATTGGCCACCACTGGCCGGTAGGGTTGTTCTGA
- the secF gene encoding protein translocase subunit SecF, whose protein sequence is MAQDYTVEQLNYGRKVYDFMRWDYVAFGISLLLLVASIATMSVRGFNWGLDFTGGTVIEINLEKPANLDLMRDTLEKAGFQDPIIQNFGSSRDVMVRMPPATGTAGQELGNKVIGVINDAVDKNATVKRIEFVGPSVGSELAQTGGMALLVALICILIYVGFRFEWRLALGAVIALAHDVIITMGVLSLFRIEIDLTIVASLMSVIGYSLNDSIVVSDRIRENFRKIRRGTPYEIMNVSLTQTLSRTLMTSGTTLMVVLMLYIFGGAMLQGFSLAMLIGVSIGTVSSIYVASALALKLGMKREHMLQQKVEKEGADQPSILP, encoded by the coding sequence GTGGCACAGGATTATACTGTTGAACAACTCAACTACGGCCGTAAAGTCTATGACTTTATGCGCTGGGATTACGTGGCCTTCGGCATCTCATTGCTGCTGCTGGTCGCGTCAATCGCCACCATGTCGGTGCGCGGGTTTAACTGGGGCCTGGATTTTACCGGCGGTACGGTAATTGAAATCAACCTGGAAAAACCGGCCAACCTCGACCTGATGCGCGATACGCTGGAGAAAGCCGGGTTCCAGGACCCGATTATCCAGAACTTCGGCAGCAGCCGCGACGTGATGGTGCGTATGCCACCGGCGACCGGCACCGCAGGCCAGGAACTGGGCAATAAAGTGATCGGCGTGATCAACGACGCGGTGGATAAGAACGCCACCGTGAAACGCATCGAGTTCGTCGGCCCGAGCGTGGGCAGCGAGCTGGCGCAAACCGGCGGCATGGCGCTGCTGGTGGCGTTGATCTGCATCCTGATTTACGTCGGGTTCCGCTTCGAATGGCGCCTGGCGCTGGGGGCGGTTATCGCGTTGGCGCACGACGTGATCATCACCATGGGCGTGCTGTCGCTGTTCCGCATCGAGATTGACCTGACCATCGTCGCTTCACTGATGTCGGTTATCGGTTACTCGCTGAACGACAGCATCGTGGTTTCCGACCGTATTCGTGAAAACTTCCGCAAGATCCGCCGCGGAACGCCTTACGAAATCATGAACGTGTCGTTGACCCAGACGCTGAGCCGTACGCTGATGACCTCCGGTACCACCCTGATGGTGGTGCTGATGCTGTACATCTTCGGCGGCGCGATGCTGCAGGGCTTCTCGCTGGCGATGCTGATCGGCGTGTCGATCGGTACCGTCTCCTCCATCTACGTGGCGTCCGCGCTGGCGTTGAAGCTGGGGATGAAACGCGAGCACATGCTGCAGCAGAAAGTGGAAAAAGAGGGTGCGGATCAGCCTTCGATTCTGCCGTAA
- a CDS encoding SadB/YajI family lipoprotein has product MTISYPKVCLLAAAVLLAGCAKNPEAPKLRSQVIELNQKVSQLTDQATALEQQNRLNLDSEDGVYLLPAAGNAARLNSAIGELSVSLSHVKNEANGTQAQLHVRILSQARLPAFKAVVEWGQLDAATGKPLTADALTQPIASADSLLPKPAQAFELRFSGLTPDQLGYVRLHGVVPTAQPAVVRQH; this is encoded by the coding sequence ATGACAATCAGTTATCCGAAAGTTTGCCTGCTCGCCGCCGCCGTTCTGCTGGCGGGCTGTGCCAAAAACCCTGAGGCGCCGAAGCTGCGCAGCCAGGTGATCGAACTGAACCAGAAAGTGAGCCAGCTGACCGACCAGGCCACCGCGCTGGAGCAGCAGAACCGGCTGAATCTGGATTCAGAGGACGGGGTTTATCTGCTGCCGGCCGCCGGCAACGCCGCCCGCCTGAACAGCGCCATCGGCGAGCTGAGCGTATCGCTGAGCCACGTCAAGAACGAGGCCAACGGCACTCAGGCGCAGCTGCACGTGCGCATCCTCTCTCAGGCCAGGCTGCCGGCCTTCAAAGCGGTGGTGGAATGGGGCCAACTGGACGCCGCCACCGGCAAGCCGCTGACCGCCGACGCCCTGACTCAGCCGATCGCCAGCGCAGACTCGCTGCTGCCGAAGCCCGCGCAGGCGTTCGAACTGCGTTTCAGCGGCCTGACGCCGGACCAGCTCGGCTATGTTCGCCTGCACGGCGTGGTGCCGACCGCTCAACCGGCGGTGGTGCGGCAGCACTGA
- the thiL gene encoding thiamine-phosphate kinase, whose product MACGEFDLIARYFDRFKSVRRDVQLGIGDDCALLTVAEKQLLAVSTDTLVAGVHFLPDIDPADLGYKALAVNLSDLAAMGADPAWLSLALTLPDVNEAWLKAFSDSLFEQLNYYGMQLIGGDTTRGPLSMTLTIQGLIPAGRALTRSGARIGDWIYVTGTLGDSAAGLAIIQDRLQVADATARGYLIGRHLRPQPRVLQGQALRDLASSAIDISDGLISDLKHVLKASECGARIDLDELPLSQALSSQADADQALRWALAGGEDYELCFTVPEINRGALEVALSHLGADYTCIGQIGPLAEGIKFYRNDEAVELAWKGFDHFNAEQGNHG is encoded by the coding sequence ATGGCATGCGGCGAATTTGACCTCATTGCCCGCTATTTTGACCGGTTTAAGAGCGTACGCCGGGACGTACAGTTGGGCATTGGAGATGACTGCGCACTTCTGACAGTGGCAGAAAAACAGCTTTTGGCCGTCAGTACCGACACCCTGGTGGCTGGCGTTCATTTCCTGCCGGATATCGATCCGGCCGATCTCGGCTACAAGGCGCTGGCGGTAAATCTGAGCGATCTGGCGGCGATGGGCGCCGATCCGGCCTGGCTTTCGCTGGCGCTCACCCTGCCCGACGTGAATGAGGCCTGGCTGAAGGCCTTCAGCGATAGCCTGTTCGAACAGCTTAATTACTACGGCATGCAGCTGATCGGCGGCGACACCACGCGCGGCCCGTTGAGCATGACGTTGACCATTCAGGGACTGATCCCGGCCGGCCGGGCCCTGACCCGCAGCGGCGCGCGCATCGGCGACTGGATCTACGTGACCGGTACGCTGGGCGACAGCGCCGCCGGCCTGGCGATCATTCAGGATCGCCTGCAGGTTGCTGATGCGACGGCGCGCGGCTACCTGATCGGCCGCCACCTGCGGCCGCAGCCGCGGGTATTGCAGGGCCAGGCGCTGCGCGATTTGGCCAGCTCGGCGATCGACATCTCCGACGGCCTGATCTCCGACCTGAAGCACGTGCTGAAGGCCAGCGAGTGCGGTGCGCGCATCGATCTGGATGAGCTGCCGCTGTCGCAGGCGCTGAGCAGCCAGGCGGATGCCGACCAGGCGTTGCGCTGGGCGCTGGCCGGCGGCGAAGACTACGAGCTGTGCTTCACCGTGCCGGAAATCAATCGCGGTGCGCTGGAGGTGGCGCTGAGCCATCTCGGCGCGGATTACACCTGCATCGGCCAGATTGGCCCGCTGGCGGAAGGCATCAAGTTTTACCGCAACGATGAGGCGGTAGAGCTGGCGTGGAAAGGTTTCGACCATTTCAATGCGGAGCAGGGCAACCATGGATGA
- the nusB gene encoding transcription antitermination factor NusB, with translation MKPAARRRARECAVQALYSWQLSKNDIADVEHQFLTEQDVKDVDVAYFRELLSGAAVNAGMLDELMAPYLSRQLDELGQVERAVLRIALFELKMREDVPYKVAINEAIELAKTFGAEDSHKFVNGVLDKVAPTIRKKK, from the coding sequence GTGAAACCTGCTGCTCGTCGCCGCGCTCGTGAGTGCGCTGTTCAAGCGCTTTACTCTTGGCAGTTGTCTAAAAATGACATTGCCGATGTTGAACACCAGTTCCTGACGGAGCAGGATGTCAAAGATGTTGACGTCGCCTATTTTCGCGAGTTGCTGTCCGGCGCGGCGGTGAATGCAGGTATGTTGGACGAGCTGATGGCTCCCTACCTGTCGCGCCAGCTCGATGAACTGGGCCAGGTGGAGCGTGCGGTTCTGCGCATTGCGCTGTTTGAGCTGAAAATGCGTGAGGATGTCCCTTACAAAGTGGCTATCAACGAAGCGATCGAACTGGCGAAAACCTTCGGCGCTGAAGACAGCCACAAGTTTGTGAACGGCGTGCTGGATAAAGTGGCACCCACCATTCGCAAGAAAAAATAA